The Streptomyces luteogriseus genome includes a window with the following:
- a CDS encoding helix-turn-helix transcriptional regulator, whose product MPPVFAHGRLRLYLLKLLDEAPRHGYEVIRLLEERFQGLYAPSAGTVYPRLAKLEAEGLVTHTTEGGRKVYSITDAGRAELADRSGELVDLELEIRESVAELAAEIQADVRGAAGDLRREMRAAATEARQDTGARTDGTTGARYGDSSPYGDKEAWRIAKEEMRRARQEWKEQARRAKDESRRAREDAQRARRQAKEAQEQARVQAQEQVQRITRRVQEQVQDHFARGDWPTGLREGLSELVKEVGEFGKDYGKDFGKDFGFDWTGTGTGTSTGKPTAEPTPSQPQPPEDFPAAYEPAWAHEDAADSTGDPARDLDRLLDRFRDDIRDAARDHGVTPDQLRDARHHLSTAAARIGALLRTQKQ is encoded by the coding sequence ATGCCTCCCGTCTTCGCCCACGGCCGCCTCCGCCTCTACCTGCTGAAGCTGCTGGACGAGGCCCCCCGCCACGGCTACGAGGTGATCCGCCTCCTCGAGGAGCGCTTCCAGGGGCTGTACGCACCATCGGCGGGCACGGTCTACCCGCGCCTGGCCAAGCTGGAGGCCGAGGGCCTGGTCACCCACACCACCGAGGGCGGCCGCAAGGTCTACTCGATCACGGACGCGGGCCGCGCCGAGCTGGCCGACCGCAGCGGCGAGCTGGTCGACCTGGAGCTGGAGATCCGGGAGTCGGTCGCGGAACTGGCCGCGGAGATCCAGGCCGACGTGCGTGGAGCCGCCGGCGACCTGCGCCGCGAGATGCGCGCGGCGGCGACCGAGGCCCGCCAGGACACCGGCGCCAGGACCGACGGCACGACAGGCGCCCGATACGGCGACTCCTCGCCGTACGGCGACAAGGAGGCCTGGCGCATCGCCAAGGAGGAGATGCGCCGCGCCCGCCAGGAGTGGAAGGAGCAGGCCCGGCGCGCCAAGGATGAGAGCCGCCGCGCCCGCGAGGACGCCCAGCGCGCCCGCCGCCAGGCGAAGGAGGCCCAGGAACAGGCCCGGGTTCAGGCCCAGGAGCAGGTGCAGCGCATCACCCGCCGCGTCCAGGAGCAGGTGCAGGACCACTTCGCCCGGGGCGACTGGCCGACGGGCCTGCGCGAGGGCTTGAGCGAACTGGTCAAGGAGGTGGGCGAGTTCGGAAAGGACTACGGCAAGGACTTCGGCAAAGACTTCGGCTTCGACTGGACCGGCACCGGCACCGGCACGAGCACCGGCAAGCCCACCGCGGAGCCGACACCCTCACAGCCACAGCCCCCGGAGGACTTCCCGGCCGCCTACGAACCCGCCTGGGCCCACGAGGACGCCGCGGACTCCACCGGCGACCCGGCCCGCGACCTGGACCGCCTGCTCGACCGCTTCCGGGACGACATCCGCGACGCGGCCCGCGACCACGGCGTCACCCCCGACCAGCTGCGTGACGCCCGCCACCACCTGTCGACGGCGGCGGCCCGGATAGGAGCCCTCCTGCGGACGCAGAAGCAGTAG
- a CDS encoding DUF4097 family beta strand repeat-containing protein yields MSEWSVTEPRKLTFDEPVSDLHVRLVNGTVNVVGTDEGSARLEISEIEGPPLVVTQQDGVLTVAYEDLPWKGFLKWLDRKGWRRSAVVSLAVPAGTRVEVGVVGAAAVISGIQGPSVVKGVTGDTTLVGLSGPVRADTVSGSLEAQDVTGELRFNSVSGDLTVVEGSGPSVRAESVSGSMIVDLDPNGPTDVRLTSVSGEIAIRLPYPADAEVEANTASGSVSNAFDGLRVHGQWGAHKITGRLGAGTGKLRATTVSGSIALLRRPAGEDDHDEWGKTPPAAGGAAAAPGRGTQDGSGDNSVSGPGDDPTTVPADGTTDKKVL; encoded by the coding sequence ATGTCCGAGTGGTCCGTCACGGAACCGAGGAAGCTCACCTTCGACGAGCCCGTGAGCGATCTGCACGTACGTCTCGTCAACGGAACGGTGAACGTGGTGGGCACCGACGAAGGTTCCGCCCGCCTGGAGATCTCCGAGATCGAGGGACCACCCCTGGTGGTGACCCAGCAGGACGGCGTCCTGACGGTGGCCTACGAGGACCTGCCCTGGAAGGGCTTCCTCAAGTGGCTGGACCGCAAGGGCTGGCGCCGTAGCGCGGTGGTCTCCCTGGCCGTCCCGGCCGGCACCCGCGTGGAGGTGGGCGTGGTGGGCGCGGCCGCCGTGATCTCCGGGATCCAGGGCCCTTCGGTGGTGAAGGGCGTCACCGGCGACACGACGCTCGTGGGACTCTCGGGCCCGGTACGCGCCGACACCGTCTCCGGCAGCCTGGAGGCCCAGGACGTGACCGGCGAGCTGCGGTTCAACTCGGTCTCCGGCGACCTCACGGTGGTCGAGGGCTCCGGGCCCTCCGTGCGGGCGGAGTCGGTCAGCGGCTCGATGATCGTCGACCTCGACCCGAACGGCCCGACGGACGTCCGGCTCACCAGCGTCTCGGGCGAGATCGCGATCCGGCTGCCGTACCCGGCGGACGCGGAGGTCGAGGCGAACACGGCGAGCGGCTCCGTCTCCAACGCCTTCGACGGACTGCGGGTGCACGGCCAGTGGGGCGCCCACAAGATCACGGGCCGCCTGGGCGCGGGCACCGGCAAACTGCGGGCCACCACCGTCTCCGGCTCGATCGCCCTGCTGCGCCGCCCCGCCGGGGAGGACGATCACGACGAGTGGGGGAAGACCCCGCCCGCCGCCGGCGGCGCGGCGGCAGCCCCGGGGCGCGGCACCCAGGACGGCTCGGGAGACAATTCCGTCTCCGGCCCGGGCGATGACCCCACCACCGTCCCGGCCGACGGCACGACCGACAAGAAGGTGCTCTGA
- a CDS encoding DUF6104 family protein — translation MYFTDRGIEELEKRRGEEEVTFEWLAEQLRTFVDLNPDFEVPVERLATWLARLDDEDDE, via the coding sequence ATGTACTTCACGGACCGTGGCATCGAGGAACTGGAGAAGCGGCGCGGCGAGGAGGAAGTCACCTTCGAGTGGCTCGCCGAGCAGCTACGGACGTTCGTCGATCTCAATCCCGACTTCGAGGTACCGGTGGAGCGGCTTGCCACGTGGCTGGCGCGGCTGGACGACGAGGACGACGAGTAG